One Salvia splendens isolate huo1 chromosome 22, SspV2, whole genome shotgun sequence DNA segment encodes these proteins:
- the LOC121786440 gene encoding mitochondrial fission protein ELM1-like isoform X1, with translation MRAISRAIVIGNGVAGAQNQCIGLLRALGLSDRYTLYRVNRPRGGINDNLRWLPVNAHKQLDSAVEWIRGKPAKKLMPFPAEQREVLEADARHIAKAAQQTFERDGPILVVASGHDTITLASSIKKLVPDNVFLVQIQHPRSRLHRSDLVITPQHDYYPLSPEAREQIPLFLRRWVTPRKPPDKHVVLTVGALHQADSDALRSAASVGHDEMALLPKPLNFLSVSRNDQTITECLP, from the exons ATGCGGGCTATCAGCAGAGCCATTGTGATCGGAAACGGCGTCGCCGGCGCCCAAAATCAGTGCATCGGCTTGCTTCGAGCTCTGGGTCTCTCCGATAGATACACACTCTAT CGTGTTAATCGGCCGAGAGGCGGGATCAATGATAACCTTCGTTGGTTGCCAGTTAATGCGCATAAACAATTAGATAGCGCTGTGGAGTGGATTCGTGGAAAACCAGCTAAGAAATTGATGCCCTTTCCAGCTGAACAGAGAG AAGTTTTGGAGGCAGATGCAAGACATATCGCCAAAGCTGCTCAGCAAACATTTGAGAg GGACGGCCCCATCTTGGTGGTTGCATCAGGTCATGATACCATCACTTTAGCAAGTTCCATTAAGAAGTTGGTTCCAGACAATGTCTTTCTTGTTCAG ATACAACATCCAAGGTCTCGTCTACACAGATCTGATCTAGTGATAACACCTCAGCATGATTATTACCCCTTATCGCCTGAGGCACGAGAACAAATCCCTTTATTTCTAAGAAGGTGGGTAACACCTCGAAAGCCTCCTGATAAACATGTG GTCCTTACAGTGGGAGCTCTACACCAAGCTGATTCTGATGCTTTGAGAAGTGCAGCTTCTGTGGGGCATGATGAGATGGCACTCTTGCCTAAGCCCTTAAATTTTTTGAGTGTTAGTAGGAATGATCAAACCATTACCGAGTGCTTACCGTGA
- the LOC121786440 gene encoding mitochondrial fission protein ELM1-like isoform X2, translated as MRAISRAIVIGNGVAGAQNQCIGLLRALGLSDRYTLYRVNRPRGGINDNLRWLPVNAHKQLDSAVEWIRGKPAKKLMPFPAEQRVLEADARHIAKAAQQTFERDGPILVVASGHDTITLASSIKKLVPDNVFLVQIQHPRSRLHRSDLVITPQHDYYPLSPEAREQIPLFLRRWVTPRKPPDKHVVLTVGALHQADSDALRSAASVGHDEMALLPKPLNFLSVSRNDQTITECLP; from the exons ATGCGGGCTATCAGCAGAGCCATTGTGATCGGAAACGGCGTCGCCGGCGCCCAAAATCAGTGCATCGGCTTGCTTCGAGCTCTGGGTCTCTCCGATAGATACACACTCTAT CGTGTTAATCGGCCGAGAGGCGGGATCAATGATAACCTTCGTTGGTTGCCAGTTAATGCGCATAAACAATTAGATAGCGCTGTGGAGTGGATTCGTGGAAAACCAGCTAAGAAATTGATGCCCTTTCCAGCTGAACAGAGAG TTTTGGAGGCAGATGCAAGACATATCGCCAAAGCTGCTCAGCAAACATTTGAGAg GGACGGCCCCATCTTGGTGGTTGCATCAGGTCATGATACCATCACTTTAGCAAGTTCCATTAAGAAGTTGGTTCCAGACAATGTCTTTCTTGTTCAG ATACAACATCCAAGGTCTCGTCTACACAGATCTGATCTAGTGATAACACCTCAGCATGATTATTACCCCTTATCGCCTGAGGCACGAGAACAAATCCCTTTATTTCTAAGAAGGTGGGTAACACCTCGAAAGCCTCCTGATAAACATGTG GTCCTTACAGTGGGAGCTCTACACCAAGCTGATTCTGATGCTTTGAGAAGTGCAGCTTCTGTGGGGCATGATGAGATGGCACTCTTGCCTAAGCCCTTAAATTTTTTGAGTGTTAGTAGGAATGATCAAACCATTACCGAGTGCTTACCGTGA
- the LOC121786440 gene encoding mitochondrial fission protein ELM1-like isoform X5, which translates to MRAISRAIVIGNGVAGAQNQCIGLLRALGLSDRYTLYRVNRPRGGINDNLRWLPVNAHKQLDSAVEWIRGKPAKKLMPFPAEQREVLEADARHIAKAAQQTFERDGPILVVASGHDTITLASSIKKLVPDNVFLVQIQHPRSRLHRSDLVITPQHDYYPLSPEAREQIPLFLRRILQIWC; encoded by the exons ATGCGGGCTATCAGCAGAGCCATTGTGATCGGAAACGGCGTCGCCGGCGCCCAAAATCAGTGCATCGGCTTGCTTCGAGCTCTGGGTCTCTCCGATAGATACACACTCTAT CGTGTTAATCGGCCGAGAGGCGGGATCAATGATAACCTTCGTTGGTTGCCAGTTAATGCGCATAAACAATTAGATAGCGCTGTGGAGTGGATTCGTGGAAAACCAGCTAAGAAATTGATGCCCTTTCCAGCTGAACAGAGAG AAGTTTTGGAGGCAGATGCAAGACATATCGCCAAAGCTGCTCAGCAAACATTTGAGAg GGACGGCCCCATCTTGGTGGTTGCATCAGGTCATGATACCATCACTTTAGCAAGTTCCATTAAGAAGTTGGTTCCAGACAATGTCTTTCTTGTTCAG ATACAACATCCAAGGTCTCGTCTACACAGATCTGATCTAGTGATAACACCTCAGCATGATTATTACCCCTTATCGCCTGAGGCACGAGAACAAATCCCTTTATTTCTAAGAAG GATATTGCAGATATGGTGCTGA
- the LOC121786440 gene encoding mitochondrial fission protein ELM1-like isoform X3: MRAISRAIVIGNGVAGAQNQCIGLLRALGLSDRYTLYRVNRPRGGINDNLRWLPVNAHKQLDSAVEWIRGKPAKKLMPFPAEQREVLEADARHIAKAAQQTFERDGPILVVASGHDTITLASSIKKLVPDNVFLVQIQHPRSRLHRSDLVITPQHDYYPLSPEAREQIPLFLRRWVTPRKPPDKHVDIADMVLILQCSLQLQ; this comes from the exons ATGCGGGCTATCAGCAGAGCCATTGTGATCGGAAACGGCGTCGCCGGCGCCCAAAATCAGTGCATCGGCTTGCTTCGAGCTCTGGGTCTCTCCGATAGATACACACTCTAT CGTGTTAATCGGCCGAGAGGCGGGATCAATGATAACCTTCGTTGGTTGCCAGTTAATGCGCATAAACAATTAGATAGCGCTGTGGAGTGGATTCGTGGAAAACCAGCTAAGAAATTGATGCCCTTTCCAGCTGAACAGAGAG AAGTTTTGGAGGCAGATGCAAGACATATCGCCAAAGCTGCTCAGCAAACATTTGAGAg GGACGGCCCCATCTTGGTGGTTGCATCAGGTCATGATACCATCACTTTAGCAAGTTCCATTAAGAAGTTGGTTCCAGACAATGTCTTTCTTGTTCAG ATACAACATCCAAGGTCTCGTCTACACAGATCTGATCTAGTGATAACACCTCAGCATGATTATTACCCCTTATCGCCTGAGGCACGAGAACAAATCCCTTTATTTCTAAGAAGGTGGGTAACACCTCGAAAGCCTCCTGATAAACATGTG GATATTGCAGATATGGTGCTGATCTTGCAATGCAGCTTACAGCTTCAATAA
- the LOC121785804 gene encoding 40S ribosomal protein S14-3, translated as MSKRKTREPKEDNVTLGPATRDGELVFGVAHIFASFNDTFIHVTDLSGRETMVRITGGMKVKADRDESSPYAAMLAAQDISQRCKELGINALHIKLRATGGNKTKTPGPGAQSALRALARSGMKIGRIEDVTPIPTDSTRRKGGRRGRRL; from the exons ATG TCGAAGAGAAAGACCAGGGAGCCAAAGGAAGATAATGTCACTCTTGGACCTGCCACTAGAGATGGGGAGCTTGTTTTTGGCGTGGCCCACATCTTTGCTTCTTTCAATGATACATTCATT CATGTGACTGATTTGTCTGGGAGAGAAACCATGGTTCGTATAACAG GTGGTATGAAGGTGAAGGCTGACAGGGATGAATCATCTCCCTATGCAGCTATGCTTGCTGCACAAGATATTTCTCAGAGATGCAAG GAACTTGGCATCAACGCCCTTCACATTAAGCTTCGTGCTACTGGTGGCAACAAAACTAAAACTCCTGGTCCTGGTGCTCAGTCTGCGCTCAGAGCTCTTGCCCGCTCTGGCATGAAGATTGGCCGTATAG AGGATGTGACTCCAATTCCAACTGACAGCACTCGCAGAAAGGGTGGTAGAAGGGGAAGAAGGCTgtaa
- the LOC121786440 gene encoding mitochondrial fission protein ELM1-like isoform X4: MRAISRAIVIGNGVAGAQNQCIGLLRALGLSDRYTLYRVNRPRGGINDNLRWLPVNAHKQLDSAVEWIRGKPAKKLMPFPAEQREVLEADARHIAKAAQQTFERDGPILVVASGHDTITLASSIKKLVPDNVFLVQIQHPRSRLHRSDLVITPQHDYYPLSPEAREQIPLFLRRSLQWELYTKLILML; this comes from the exons ATGCGGGCTATCAGCAGAGCCATTGTGATCGGAAACGGCGTCGCCGGCGCCCAAAATCAGTGCATCGGCTTGCTTCGAGCTCTGGGTCTCTCCGATAGATACACACTCTAT CGTGTTAATCGGCCGAGAGGCGGGATCAATGATAACCTTCGTTGGTTGCCAGTTAATGCGCATAAACAATTAGATAGCGCTGTGGAGTGGATTCGTGGAAAACCAGCTAAGAAATTGATGCCCTTTCCAGCTGAACAGAGAG AAGTTTTGGAGGCAGATGCAAGACATATCGCCAAAGCTGCTCAGCAAACATTTGAGAg GGACGGCCCCATCTTGGTGGTTGCATCAGGTCATGATACCATCACTTTAGCAAGTTCCATTAAGAAGTTGGTTCCAGACAATGTCTTTCTTGTTCAG ATACAACATCCAAGGTCTCGTCTACACAGATCTGATCTAGTGATAACACCTCAGCATGATTATTACCCCTTATCGCCTGAGGCACGAGAACAAATCCCTTTATTTCTAAGAAG GTCCTTACAGTGGGAGCTCTACACCAAGCTGATTCTGATGCTTTGA
- the LOC121786773 gene encoding protein FAR1-RELATED SEQUENCE 5-like, which translates to MRKVMMSQPGVSLYAIGKERRSLTKITSLMPGLEFNEVHNHYMIESEHQQFMSSSHKLDGVHHKFILDCSKANIGPTLTFKVLKEILGGFDLVGCTVGDIRNASLDIKAYAHGFDVQMVLDDMAKKKDMSKAFTYHYEVNASNQLVALFWYCMIFTHFTGKDNHGRPVTFAVGLVCSEKTGAFAWLFRHFVECMGVAPKMIVTDQDMGMRSAIEEVIVGTRHRWCMWHIMHKLANKVPNRLLRDDEFKKEFNACVWSDLVEPDEFEDEWNRLVEQHQLEDIDWFNTLYAYRQFWIPAYFRDFPIGSMIRTTSISESENSFYKNFLKPELT; encoded by the exons ATGAGGAAGGTGATGATGTCACAACCTGGTGTCTCgttgtatgcaatagggaaggaAAGAAGAAGTCTGACGAAGATAACCAGTTTAATGCCCGGTCTG GAGTTTAACGAGGTTCATAACCATTACATGATTGAGTCGGAACATCAGCAATTCATGTCAAGCAGTCACAAGTTGGATGGTGTACATCATAAATTCATCCTCGACTGTTCCAAGGCTAATATAGGACCCACACTTACATTTAAGGTATTGAAGGAAATTCTCGGTGGGTTTGACCTAGTTGGTTGCACTGTTGGGGATATCAGGAATGCTTCGCTGGACATCAAAGCATACGCACATGGATTTGATGTACAAATGGTTTTGGATGATATGGCTAAGAAGAAGGACATGTCCAAGGCCTTCACCTATCACTACGAAGTTAATGCTTCTAACCAGTTGGTTGCTCTATTTTG GTACTGTATGATATTCACTCATTTCACTGGAAAAGATAATCATGGCAGGCCTGTGACCTTCGCTGTCGGATTGGTGTGCAGCGAGAAAACAGGGGCATTTGCTTGGTTATTCAGACATTTTGTTGAATGTATGGGTGTAGCACCCAAGATGATTGTGACCGATCAGGATATGGGCATGAGATCAGCTATTGAAGAGGTTATAGTCGGCACTCGGCACCGTTGGTGTATGTGGCATATAATGCATAAGTTGGCAAACAAGGTTCCGAACCGGTTGCTGAGGGACGACGAGTTCAAAAAGGAATTCAATGCTTGTGTGTGGTCGGACCTGGTTGAGCCGGACGAATTCGAGGATGAGTGGAATAGATTGGTCGAACAGCATCAACTAGAGGACATCGATTGGTTCAACACATTGTATGCGTACAGGCAATTCTGGATACCGGCGTACTTCAGGGATTTTCCTATAGGATCGATGATTAGGACTACGTCCATATCCGAATCAGAGAATAGTTTTTACAAAAATTTTCTAAAGCCCGAGCTAACATAG
- the LOC121786440 gene encoding mitochondrial fission protein ELM1-like isoform X6, with protein sequence MRAISRAIVIGNGVAGAQNQCIGLLRALGLSDRYTLYRVNRPRGGINDNLRWLPVNAHKQLDSAVEWIRGKPAKKLMPFPAEQREVLEADARHIAKAAQQTFERDGPILVVASGHDTITLASSIKKLVPDNVFLVQIQHPRSRLHRSDLVITPQHDYYPLSPEAREQIPLFLRSGSSTPS encoded by the exons ATGCGGGCTATCAGCAGAGCCATTGTGATCGGAAACGGCGTCGCCGGCGCCCAAAATCAGTGCATCGGCTTGCTTCGAGCTCTGGGTCTCTCCGATAGATACACACTCTAT CGTGTTAATCGGCCGAGAGGCGGGATCAATGATAACCTTCGTTGGTTGCCAGTTAATGCGCATAAACAATTAGATAGCGCTGTGGAGTGGATTCGTGGAAAACCAGCTAAGAAATTGATGCCCTTTCCAGCTGAACAGAGAG AAGTTTTGGAGGCAGATGCAAGACATATCGCCAAAGCTGCTCAGCAAACATTTGAGAg GGACGGCCCCATCTTGGTGGTTGCATCAGGTCATGATACCATCACTTTAGCAAGTTCCATTAAGAAGTTGGTTCCAGACAATGTCTTTCTTGTTCAG ATACAACATCCAAGGTCTCGTCTACACAGATCTGATCTAGTGATAACACCTCAGCATGATTATTACCCCTTATCGCCTGAGGCACGAGAACAAATCCCTTTATTTCTAAGAAG TGGGAGCTCTACACCAAGCTGA